DNA from Elaeis guineensis isolate ETL-2024a chromosome 2, EG11, whole genome shotgun sequence:
ctTAGCTTTCGATTTATCTTCGATCGTCAAATTAAATGTGAATTactctttttttaaaagattttataacTTGAAATAATATAGTTTAGATGTAAAATATCTATCCAGTAGTTTTTGTAACTCAATTATGTATGATAGAATCATCAAATGTTTGATCTTTTCTAACGCTGTCTATAATTTATTAAAGGTTTGAGAAACAAAGAGAAGATGTATATAAACAAGATATGCAGCAACAAAAAGGTCAAGGATTGAATAGAAGAATTTTTAAGCATTTGTTGATCTTAGATATGTCCATGTTAGTGTAAGCGATGGCTCATTATTGCGATAGCCTAGCTCCTAATGGCAACAAGTTTTGTTCTATAGTATCAGATTTGCTGCATTAAAAtctgcttttctttttgtttttggcaaTCCTCTGACATTGTAATCTTAGCATCCAATCATCAACCTTTTTATTGAGGTGATACCGAGAAAAAGAAGGTGAATAGGAATGCTCCAGCCGAAAAAgatgaataaaaataataataaataatagaaaGGAGGTTATGTAATATAAATAGATTTTGGTCAACCCCAAAACTAACTCCTACCCTAAGAAAGCTAGAGCAAATTGTGTTTGCAAGAGTGAGAGTCGGGCTTATCCAAGAGTCGATAGCTTCAGTTGTTTAATATCAGGCAAGTTAGGTTATGGTTGTTTAATACCAGGCAAGTTGGGTTATGGTTGCATTAGCTACAAGTAAAACGAAGGTGCTTTAGGTGTGTTAACCATGTACTCTCGCATCATGTCATATGTATGATAAAGGTGGTGTGGTAATTGATCCCAATGCTAATGGTTATCTCCTTTGTTCCATGAATGAATGTTGTTCCATGAATGAATGAAGTGACGATGGTCTAGCTTGCCATACATAATAGAAGAGATAGGTGAAAGCAGCCAATAGCAATCCGTTTTCACTTATTCATCCTCTCTTTATGTTACGTGCCTCTTAAATCTTCTCCTCcctacttatttttttattatttgttatttgatttatttttttttttttttttgcataataCAAATTAACAATTATTTTGTTGTCTATATGAATTCTCTTGTTATCCTATGAGTCAATTAAAACCTCAAGGCAACCATAACGCACGTAAAGATAATGGCCTGTCTAAATTGTTGCCATCCCTAGAGTCAAATGCTTGCGGTTCTGAATTGTAGCTGGTATTTATCCTTGATCCCTCCAGGAGATCAGCAACAAGGAAATTTTCCCCTAATAATCCATAAATCCTGATTTTAAGTCTTCCAATGTATTTTCTCATATCATGTACCAATAAACAGTGCGTGCGTGTAATTGTAACTCCCCATTCTTCACTGTTGGGTCTTTATCGTCCTTCTCTTAAACTAAATCAAGACAGTTGTATAACGCCAGCTAGGGAAATTTAAATCAAGAGACAGATCTATACGGGCCACAAATTGGTACCCATGGTGCTCTCCTACGCCCGAAATGTAGATTCTAAAATGTCAAGGATTATCCCCTGAATGATAATCTTTCCATCACGAACGAGGGCAAAAGCTTTTTACTGGGGACCAAAAGACCTGAAACCTGTTAAAATAATACAATCAGCATACAGCTTTCAACAAACTAGCATATCTCGACATGAAAAGTATTCTTTCCCTACAGAGTCGACATAAATAATAGGCATCATGATCCCAATTTAACGATCCTCAAAAGAGGAAAAACATCCACCCAAACAAATtaagtcttttttctttttttcttttttttttttttctttgtggcaAAACTCAAATATCAAGCAGGACCCGAATATGGAAAAACTTGTAACCAGCAACTAATACGATAACCAGAACGAAGGCACCAGCTACTGCATGAAAAGAGCAAAATAGAAGATCTAACAATGGAAAGCCGAACAGAGATTACTTGAAGCACTTGGCATCTAACAAGGCTTCACCCTCGAAGGGCTCCTGATCCTCAATCATTGCATTTACCCGCTCTTTTTGTGCTTCATCGGTAATGTCCACCTTGGTCCACTCATAAAGCTCCATGTCATAGCACTCATCAAGCACAAATTGTGGGATCTCCTGTCCTCGGAAGAGCCAAAGTCCCTTGACCTTGTATGGTGGCTCGGAGCCAATTACAAGCATCTTGCCAAACGCATATTTCCGCGCCAAGTCCATACGCTGCAGGAATCCACTAACCTTGTTTAGGGTCACGAACGAGACTGTGTTCTCATCATTATATTTGTACTCGCAGAACCATAAAGAGTAGCCCTCTGGATCATACATATCCCAGAAACCTGAAACAGCACGAAAGATTAGCATGATATCTCAGGCAAAAACAATGCTACTCATATATATAGAAGGAATGGAAAATTTGGCCATACTTGAGTTGATCTCCACTTGGATTCTATCGAGTTTTGATCGGACGATAGGGATTCTACATCAAGAATCCTGACCATTAAATGCAACCTACTACTTCTAAATTGCCTATACACCAAAAACCATGTGATTGGAAGACCCTAATATATACATCACAAATATCATTGCATGTTGAACAATCCAATTTTTTGACCACATGATGCATAAGCTAGAAAATctctaaatcatataattttttgtgtaTTGGCAAAATTTAAAAACAGTAGATAACACACATCTAATGGCTTGGATCATCAATATATGAGTCACATTGTCCGATCTAGACATGTagaacacacaaacacacacacacacacacaatatacATGTACAAACACACAGTGCCTCCCCAAAATATCCCTCTAACCCTACAAACCTTCGTTAGATGGGATTCGATTAAGGATCATATTAGAATTATTATTAGTACATGTCTCCTGGTTGCCATATTAGCAAATGTTTCTTAGCAGTGTGAAGCTCATTTACTGTTATTCTATATCTCACACCATCACAAATCTTGTCTCAGATCCCACTCCCTCAATAAGAACCCATCTACTTTGCAAATTAACAGACCACCAACCATGTATCAGGCATATCAGTCACAGTAATGATTCTGTTCATTGCTAAATTATTCTAAAAACTATTCTGAAGAAAAAAATGgatcataaattatttactaaaaaaTGTTAAGGTTTTCATGACCTATTAAAAAGGTGAAACTGAatgaattaaaagtataaaaaattatgtttagtTGAAACTGGGAAGTAGCAATATGTTGCTATAATGCTTATTCTTGCCTTTTGTGCTTGCAACCTTTTTCCATTAAAAGGAAGTTATAGCAACTTTATTCAAAATATTCCTGGTTTTGTGATAAAGTAGTCTGATTATTTTCCAATTCCAAATAATTACCAATTGCCCTAACTGAATTGTTACCAAATgcaaaaataaaaagattcagattaaaaaaaattagatcttctAGGAAATCAACAGTGTTAGCTGATAGCAATATGTGATATAATAATCCAATGAAAATAAGTTGGATGGCCACCCAGTATACCCAGCTCCTTTCACCAAAACACTAACCTCCATATAATGAAGGGGAAAAATGCACTCTACAAAAATTAGGTCTCTTGCCATCACCTAAATTTAATAAACACAACAATTTACTTTACCAAGACATCAAAACATGCTAAATGAGCTTAAAACATGCTTCAAATACATTAATAATATAAGAAGCAATATATAATCAATGTTATATGCATCATGagagatcctacaaggaaaagcaGACACAAATCCACTTGTACACAGGCTCCATATGATGATACAAATATATTGACACTCCTTTGACACGGAGAACTAACATGCTTAAGAAAAGAAATAAGCTGTCatctagattttatcaaaaaataagcaGTCCTCTGCCCCCATGCCCAAGTCGCAACAGGTGATGCCATCAGAATGCATCTATATGAACAATGTATCAGACTGGATTGCTCAAAAAATGTGCCATGCAAAAGGCAAGAGGGAGGGGGTGTTAATTGCCTCTGATGGCAAAAAGACATGCTATCATGAAAGATTACAGTCTTGATACAAGCATCAGAATGTCATGCTATTGAATTAGTCAATCATTTTCGGCAGCTGCAACTTAAATCTACGAATATTTTTTGCCATTGCTCAAGCTGTGTTATTGTGTCTGCCTTCTGAAGTCACATGTGATTGCAATACTAGTTATTGATTGAGAGCGCGAATGAGCAGgttagtgtgtgtgtgtgtgcgcgcgcacgcgcgagagagagagagagagagagagagagagagagaggatacaGTGCCAAACCACAAGGCAAAGATATAGAGTAAAAGAAGTACCTTTAATGGCAACCTCACGGAAGTTGGTCTTTGTATTCGAGTACAGCCTCTTCCACTCATCTAATATCATCTTACTAGGTGGCAGCAGGTCAAGAGGATTTTTTGTTTTAGGCTTGGGTGCCTCTTCTTCCTCGACAGTCTCCTGTACCTTAGGCTTTGCAGGCTCTTTCTTGGATTCTTTCTTAGCTTCCTTTGGCTTAGACTCTTTAGGTTGTGCAGGCTTCTTCTGTGACTGAACCGGTGGAACTGAATCTGCCTGTTTTACCTCCCCCAATATCTTTGGGAAATTTGGTTGATTAACCATAGTCCAGAAGTATCTTTCAACATGAGGAAATTCTGACGTAAAACTCTTGGTCATGATTCGGATGAATCCAATATACAGGTTGCATGTCATGATAATATCAGCCAAAGTCACAGAATGGCCAACAAGATAAGTATTTGTGGCTAGATGGGTGTTTAGAGCACCCAAACATCTCTTCAAAGCAGAAACTGCAGATTCTTCTGCCTGTACAACGTCAATGCGTTAGTGGGCAAAGACATATGTTATAGAACACGATGACAAAATACGAGGATTTAAAACAAACCACAGCAGCAAATGGAAGGAATCCCAGTCTTGGATATAACCATCGTGCAATATTTGCATCAATCTCCATCGATGCAAAGTCAATCCATTGCTCAATTCGGGCCTGAAAGCACATTTTCAAACCTAACAGCTAACCAAGCATAATGATAACTTTAAAATAGTAGCAGATAGAAAACTTACATATTCGATAAGTGAAGAACCATAAAGAGGATTGTCAGCCTTCAAGCGGGTAactagagagaaaagaaagacaaATAATTACCATCATATCAGTTTTCATAAAAAACACAACATGACAGTATAGGATCCTTCCATACCATAGCGCGCTATTGCATTACTCTCAAAAATGGGACCATCAGGTGTCTCCAGTACAggaacctgcatgaaggtaaacCATTTTACTCCATCAAAAAACAGCTACACCACCATTATCCTAAGGATATTTAAATGCACATTTACTGCATACCTTCCCTAAAGGGTTCATCTTAAGAAACTCAGGAGTTTTATTTGAAACACCGATTTCGAAATTCTTGACCAGTTCAACCTTTACCCCACTGTATTCAGCTGCAATTAGTGCCTTGAAAGCATTCTTGTTTGCGTTGCCAGCATGCAAAATCTGTTACACAGTTATCAACTCATCATTTTGAATATACAAAACTACTCAGTCAAAAGTTTAACATATCAAACAAGCTTTTATTACCAACTAACAAAATTCAAAGAATTTCTAGGAAACAAATAGACACATTCCCAGCAGGATACcccttttgtgtgtgtgtgtgtgtgtgttggaaGGGGGTGGTGTTAATGGTGAATTGGGGAATAATGGAATTGACAAATTTCCCAAGTAAATCATCTTTCACCACATATATTTGCCGAAGTTGATATCTTATGATGATCCTTATCAACAAATTAGAAATTCACCATCATTCATGCCTCCAGATATCCCAACTCTAACATCAAGTTCACCACTCTCCACACCCAAGCATACAGGCCCCCAACTCTTATCCAACCACCACTTCTCATTCCACTAGTTTCCTGcaattttcaatttgtttctgacATTTCACCACATCCGCACCCCCCTCCCCGGGCATATTAAAACCTAACTCTCTCCTTACAAATAAGTCGGAAGCGTCAAAGGCTTTGGCAAAGGGAAGCAACAATACATCTGCCAAAATTTGCTGCAGGAAGGCAGCCGAACTATTTGATCTTCGAGCTTTAGGCATCTTGGATATTACTGAAT
Protein-coding regions in this window:
- the LOC105050502 gene encoding elongation factor 1-gamma 2, which gives rise to MALILHAGNANKNAFKALIAAEYSGVKVELVKNFEIGVSNKTPEFLKMNPLGKVPVLETPDGPIFESNAIARYVTRLKADNPLYGSSLIEYARIEQWIDFASMEIDANIARWLYPRLGFLPFAAVAEESAVSALKRCLGALNTHLATNTYLVGHSVTLADIIMTCNLYIGFIRIMTKSFTSEFPHVERYFWTMVNQPNFPKILGEVKQADSVPPVQSQKKPAQPKESKPKEAKKESKKEPAKPKVQETVEEEEAPKPKTKNPLDLLPPSKMILDEWKRLYSNTKTNFREVAIKGFWDMYDPEGYSLWFCEYKYNDENTVSFVTLNKVSGFLQRMDLARKYAFGKMLVIGSEPPYKVKGLWLFRGQEIPQFVLDECYDMELYEWTKVDITDEAQKERVNAMIEDQEPFEGEALLDAKCFK